In Oryza sativa Japonica Group chromosome 3, ASM3414082v1, one DNA window encodes the following:
- the LOC4333806 gene encoding nuclear transcription factor Y subunit A-9 isoform X2, producing the protein MESRPGGTNLVEPRGQGALPSGIPIQQPWWTTSAGVGAVSPAVVAPGSGAGISLSGRDGGGDDAAEESSDDSRRSGETKDGSTDQEKHHATSQMTALASDYLTPFSQLELNQPIASAAYQYPDSYYMGMVGPYGPQAMSAQTHFQLPGLTHSRMPLPLEISEEPVYVNAKQYHGILRRRQSRAKAELEKKVVKSRKPYLHESRHQHAMRRARGTGGRFLNTKKNEDGAPSEKAEPNKELRVSPDPS; encoded by the exons ATGGAGTCGAGGCCGGGGGGAACCAACCTCGTGGAGCCGAGGGGGCAGGGCGCGCTGCCGTCCGGCATACCGATCCAGCAGCCGTGGTGGACGACCTCCGCCGGGGTCGGGGCGGTGTCGCCCGCCGTCGTGGCGCCGGGGAGCGGTGCGGGGATCAGCCTGTCGGgcagggatggcggcggcgacgacgcggcagaGGAGAGCAGCGATGACTCACGAAGATCAGGGGAGACCAAAG ATGGAAGCACTGATCAAGAAAAGCATCATGCAACATCGCAGATGACTGCTTTGGCATCAGACTATTTAACACCATTTTCACAGCTGGAACTAAACCAACCAATT GCTTCGGCAGCATACCAGTACCCTGACTCTTACTATATGGGCATGGTTGGTCCCTATGGACCTCAAGCTATG TCCGCACAGACTCATTTCCAGCTACCTGGATTAACTCACTCTCGTATGCCGTTGCCTCTTGAAATATCTGAGGAGCCTGTTTATGTAAATGCTAAGCAATATCATGGAATTTTAAGACGGAGGCAGTCACGTGCGAAGGCTGAACTTGAGAAAAAAGTTGTTAAATCAAGAAAG CCCTATCTTCATGAGTCTCGTCATCAACATGCTATGCGAAGGGCAAGAGGAACGGGTGGACGCTTCCTGAACACAAAGAAAAATGAAGATGGTGCTCCCAGTGAGAAAGCCGAACCAAACAAAG AACTCCGGGTATCGCCGGATCCCTCCTGA
- the LOC107278081 gene encoding uncharacterized protein translates to MAAVPWVAAAVRRSMQEAAAGAGAVSYAQAQQGSPAAPGPRSTARSVETLVVIVAAIVLVAVLAGVVARACGGRHVAPSGDRDVEGWVERRCRSCLDSGLPPPPATAQQPQGSSKASDAK, encoded by the coding sequence atggcggccgtgccgtgggtggcagcggcggtgaggaggtcgatgcaggaggccgccgccggcgccggagccgtgTCGTACGCGCAGGCGCAGCAGGGGAGCCCCGCGGCGCCCGGGCCGCGGTCCACGGCGAGGTCGGTGGAGACGCTGGTGGTGATCGTGGCGGCGATCGTGCTCGTCGCGGTGCTCGCGGGCGTCGTCGCGCGGGCGTGCGGGGGACGCCACGTGGCGCCGAGCGGGGACCGCGACGTCGAGGGGTGGGTGGAGCGGCGGTGCCGGAGCTGCCTCGACAgcgggctgccgccgccgccggcgacggcccaGCAGCCGCAGGGATCGTCAAAGGCGAGTGACGCCAAATAG
- the LOC4333806 gene encoding nuclear transcription factor Y subunit A-4 isoform X1, translated as MESRPGGTNLVEPRGQGALPSGIPIQQPWWTTSAGVGAVSPAVVAPGSGAGISLSGRDGGGDDAAEESSDDSRRSGETKDGSTDQEKHHATSQMTALASDYLTPFSQLELNQPIASAAYQYPDSYYMGMVGPYGPQAMSAQTHFQLPGLTHSRMPLPLEISEEPVYVNAKQYHGILRRRQSRAKAELEKKVVKSRKPYLHESRHQHAMRRARGTGGRFLNTKKNEDGAPSEKAEPNKGEQNSGYRRIPPDLQLLQKET; from the exons ATGGAGTCGAGGCCGGGGGGAACCAACCTCGTGGAGCCGAGGGGGCAGGGCGCGCTGCCGTCCGGCATACCGATCCAGCAGCCGTGGTGGACGACCTCCGCCGGGGTCGGGGCGGTGTCGCCCGCCGTCGTGGCGCCGGGGAGCGGTGCGGGGATCAGCCTGTCGGgcagggatggcggcggcgacgacgcggcagaGGAGAGCAGCGATGACTCACGAAGATCAGGGGAGACCAAAG ATGGAAGCACTGATCAAGAAAAGCATCATGCAACATCGCAGATGACTGCTTTGGCATCAGACTATTTAACACCATTTTCACAGCTGGAACTAAACCAACCAATT GCTTCGGCAGCATACCAGTACCCTGACTCTTACTATATGGGCATGGTTGGTCCCTATGGACCTCAAGCTATG TCCGCACAGACTCATTTCCAGCTACCTGGATTAACTCACTCTCGTATGCCGTTGCCTCTTGAAATATCTGAGGAGCCTGTTTATGTAAATGCTAAGCAATATCATGGAATTTTAAGACGGAGGCAGTCACGTGCGAAGGCTGAACTTGAGAAAAAAGTTGTTAAATCAAGAAAG CCCTATCTTCATGAGTCTCGTCATCAACATGCTATGCGAAGGGCAAGAGGAACGGGTGGACGCTTCCTGAACACAAAGAAAAATGAAGATGGTGCTCCCAGTGAGAAAGCCGAACCAAACAAAG GAGAGCAGAACTCCGGGTATCGCCGGATCCCTCCTGACTTACAGCTCCTACAGAAGGAAACATGA